A genomic stretch from Mesomycoplasma neurolyticum includes:
- a CDS encoding ABC transporter ATP-binding protein, with translation MIKIKNNNLKSKNSDINNNENYSKVYKQKSFLFFSKNIVRKNTKNIDEMLKVPKDKELLATLRNLDITYGHGFKAFRAVSDINLNIYKGEVLGLVGESGSGKSTIGKALVGLVPYSFGEIHLVNKLLPKKLYRGFKFGKALKEYKEINNFLTNKVQMIFQDPANSLNPHANIEKIVSEGLVNTKNAKEIYLYNFDQNTKKEIYELLKKENENTNYFANDYEKQLDDDIKNSNQEIAFESLYIKLKNDIQNQQMLSEAISQVFEEKTKIRNEITKISEKDARKKLVIEILKQTGLDESILRRYPLEFSGGQQQRIGISRSVVLRPELLIADEPISALDVSIQAQVVNLFNELKEKYDLTILFIAHDLRMVEYISNRIAVMNKGRIVEIGSTNEIMKNSFHPYTKSLLDAVPSIHGKKGSLVGYVYNPKIHKYTETNQPEWVKINDNHFVFATKEEVEEWKTWKK, from the coding sequence ATGATAAAAATAAAAAATAATAATTTGAAATCAAAAAATTCAGATATTAATAATAATGAAAATTATTCTAAGGTTTACAAACAAAAAAGCTTTTTATTTTTTTCAAAAAACATTGTTAGAAAAAATACTAAAAATATCGATGAAATGTTGAAGGTTCCAAAAGACAAAGAGCTTTTAGCAACCTTAAGAAATCTTGATATTACTTATGGACATGGTTTCAAAGCATTTAGAGCTGTTAGTGACATTAATCTTAATATTTATAAAGGTGAGGTTTTAGGTTTAGTAGGTGAATCAGGAAGTGGAAAATCAACTATTGGAAAAGCATTAGTTGGACTTGTTCCATATAGTTTTGGTGAAATTCATCTTGTTAATAAATTATTGCCAAAAAAGCTATATCGTGGTTTTAAATTTGGAAAAGCATTAAAAGAATACAAAGAAATTAACAATTTTTTAACAAATAAAGTGCAAATGATTTTTCAAGATCCAGCCAATTCATTAAATCCTCATGCAAATATTGAAAAAATTGTTTCAGAAGGTTTAGTCAATACTAAAAATGCTAAAGAAATTTATTTATACAATTTTGATCAAAATACAAAAAAAGAAATTTATGAATTATTAAAAAAAGAAAATGAAAATACCAATTATTTTGCTAATGATTATGAAAAGCAATTAGATGATGATATAAAAAATTCTAATCAAGAAATTGCTTTTGAAAGTTTATATATTAAACTTAAAAATGATATACAAAATCAGCAAATGTTATCTGAAGCTATTTCACAAGTTTTTGAAGAAAAAACAAAAATTAGAAATGAAATTACAAAAATTAGTGAAAAAGATGCTAGAAAAAAATTGGTTATTGAAATTCTTAAACAAACAGGTTTGGATGAAAGTATATTAAGACGTTATCCACTTGAATTCTCTGGAGGACAACAACAAAGAATTGGTATTTCTCGTTCTGTAGTTTTAAGACCTGAATTATTAATTGCAGATGAGCCTATTTCAGCACTTGACGTTTCTATTCAAGCCCAGGTAGTTAATTTATTTAATGAATTAAAAGAAAAATATGACTTAACTATTTTGTTTATTGCTCATGATTTAAGAATGGTTGAATATATTTCTAATAGAATCGCAGTTATGAATAAAGGTAGAATTGTGGAAATTGGTTCAACTAATGAAATAATGAAAAATTCATTTCATCCTTACACCAAAAGTCTTTTAGATGCTGTGCCTTCAATTCATGGTAAGAAAGGTAGTTTAGTAGGTTATGTATATAATCCTAAAATTCATAAATATACTGAAACTAATCAACCTGAATGAGTAAAAATTAATGA